TTTCTGCCAAAGCAGAAAATCTGTATTCACAGACCCATGAAGAAGCAAAtggtaaaattatttttatggtTTTTGCCACCGATCATAGAATATGATTGGTAAGCAGATAGCCAAAACTCGTCAAAGCTTTTTTTGGGGAAACATTGCTAGAAAAAACGGTTCGTTTCGTAAATCAATGAGCTGCTCTTCTTGTTCGGTAGAAAGGTTGCCTGACTCATTGAATCCAAATGGATTAACAAAGTTGTTAACAGTAAGTCTCATCACTGATAGAATTGACTTGATAGATTGAGATCTTGTGTTCCACCACGCTGTCAAACAGAtgatgtttaatttataaaaacacaCGTCATCGTCcgataacaaaaattaaaatttgtatttttatcacCAACTTTAATATCTAGCTACAGGTATGCGGATTATTTGGACATCCTCCTGTACTTAAGAAATACTCACCAGGAAGTTGTTGTTGTCTTCCTGCAGCACAGTTGCAATTGCGATATGTATTTTCGCCCCTGATCCTCACGTGACATCCATCGCAGTTTGTGGTAAAATTTCTGCTTTCGGATGAATTCTCATCGGCGAATCGGACCCCAATCTTTTTTAACTTTCCCATTAATTGCAAAGCACGAAAGACGTATAATCTGCGGTTATCCAGGCTAAAAATGAACAATTAACTTATACGtgtaagaaataaaatcatcAATCCTTTGCGAAGTAAAGAAACAATTGTAAACAAACACGTGACCGTGTTTGTTAGTTTTCGTGCAGAAACGTCACCAAATAACAAACCTCCAATACTCCCGATTTTTCTTAACTACTCTTATGCGATCAATGCTGGATGCACCCAGCTTTCCGGCAGCTATCTTCAGGATTGTGCAATTGACATCTTTTCCATCTTGAAAACGTTTGGAGATTGAGTTCTGTGAGAACTTTATCTCAATCGGACTAAGATCTTTAAACTGTGAGAAATACGACGCTATTTCAGACCCGATTGCCATAGCAGCAGCTCCAGCCAGAATACTCAACATTACTGTGTCACTATTTCCACTTCCGGTAGATGATGCTCTTTGTGGTGATTCAGAGTATGAACGTCCATAATTCTAAAATATCATGTCACTTAAAACAGCAAACTACTGTAACGTCATCATACAATACTGTTAATATTGCTAACCCAAAAATTAGTTAATAACTGTCGTTAGCCGAGTAAACGATTAAAAAGAGCCATCCTTGTGATGAAAAGCAACGTTTTGAAAAAGTGATGCTTGTTATAGCCATTTTCAATTTGCACAAAATaacagcaaacaaaatttcataaaataaaacaaacgtttgttgACTGGCCGTTGTAAGTTGTCACAAAGCTGTCTAATTCGTCATCGCTCTCGCTATCCGAAATTACTCCCATGGGTATAACATCCCCAGTATGATTGACCTCCATCTTCCCAGACACCAATAAGAATGTCTAGTAATGGCGTTAAGTCACAAATTCAgttaattatgacgttattgcagaaacgtttaattcgagcGTATACTACTTAACAGAATTTTGAAGAAGAAAGCTTTGAGTCACTCAACAACATTTATCGCAGTTTAGTGTTTGAACCATTTCATATgaatcaatttcatttcatatgAGTATATTACCTGGGTTACTGTGGCCGCAAACACATTGGCAGTGGCGATAAGTCGTACTAATCCGCCCTCTTAGATTAACGTGACATCCTCCGTTTGTCGATGAAAATTTTCTCATCAACCGTGGATTGTATAATATCACGTTGATCTCAATGGTATTCAAGCGACCCAAACGTTGCAAAACTCGGAACACATAGAGTCTTCGATTGTCGATGCTTTAAACATATATATGCTGGAAGTGATTGGTGGCGTGTAAAGTAGCGAAATTCTTGCTTTTCTTTACTatacttttttctaaaatttcttttgactTACAGTTCGCTTATGCACCCTGTAATATTCAGACTGAATATTGAAACATTACTACGCCCTAAATCTTTCCATTACGTGCCTTTATGGTTGagaacaaaaattttgaaaggtCATTTTTTCAGGTCCCCGGGTATTATCCCCATAACCATAAACAACTAACCAAGAATCCCTGCCTAGGATGTACAACAACAAACCCACTACCTTTCCTAGTAGCCATAATTTTGCTGACGTGTGCAGATGCTATACAAAGGTTATACAAAAGAAAGCTTCGCGTGCAACGCGCTGTGTGCAAAACACGCCTCTGGTTGAATCTTATTTCTCTTATACAACACAATAAATTTCTCAATTAGAAAAAGGCATAATAGAGATTACTTTACTTGCATAGTTTTCAGCTGTCAATTCAGCCGATGAAAACCGTGTCATTTCTTGTCAGTT
The Clavelina lepadiformis chromosome 4, kaClaLepa1.1, whole genome shotgun sequence DNA segment above includes these coding regions:
- the LOC143452575 gene encoding uncharacterized protein LOC143452575: MEVNHTGDVIPMGVISDSESDDELDSFVTTYNGQSTNNYGRSYSESPQRASSTGSGNSDTVMLSILAGAAAMAIGSEIASYFSQFKDLSPIEIKFSQNSISKRFQDGKDVNCTILKIAAGKLGASSIDRIRVVKKNREYWSLDNRRLYVFRALQLMGKLKKIGVRFADENSSESRNFTTNCDGCHVRIRGENTYRNCNCAAGRQQQLPAWWNTRSQSIKSILSVMRLTVNNFVNPFGFNESGNLSTEQEEQLIDLRNEPFFLAMFPQKKL